The genomic window CATGGGGTCGAATGGAATGCGCCTCAGGAACTTCAGCTTCCGGCCAGTGGCGTCGTTGACGGGGGTCACGCCCTCGACCAGCGTATCGAGATCCTCGGGATACCCCTCGCTGCCCACCTTCACGTCAGTCCCGCCGATCAGGCCCTGATCGACGGCATCCTTGTACTTATCGATCGCCGTCCGCATCTCACGCAGGGCCCGGTGCAACTCGACTTCCTTCTGTCGTTGTATCGTCACTCGAGCCAGCGGCATCACCGCCGCCGACAGGATCAGCAGAATCGTCACGACGACGAGCAGTTCGACGAAGGTGAACCCTCCGCGAGCCCCGCCGGCTCTCCGACTCACCGTCGCGGCCCTCCTCGTCATCGTCAGTGCCACAGAGTTACCGCACCGTCACGGTCGCCGACACGAACTGGAGCGGAAGCGGCGCTCCGCCTGGTGCAGTCGCCACCCCCGCCGCCGTCAGCGGCGATGTGCCAGCGCCAATCGCATCGAAGATGATGCCCGCCACCACACCATCCCCGGAAGCGCCCGCCGTGTCATTGACTCGGGTCAGCAACAGATCGATCCGACCGGCCGTCTCGTCGATCTTGTGGGTGAACGTCACCTTCGCCCCCCCCCTTCTCATAAAGTCGCCCTCCTGGGGGAGCCGCACGCGCAGGACCCGTGGGTTGAAGGTAACCGACAGGGACACCGTGTTCACGCGCGATGCTCCCGAAATCGCGAGAGGCACGGTGTACGGTCCACCAGCCACCAGCATCGGCGTCGTCGGCGCGCCGACCACCACCTGCGTCTTCTCGTCCGCTCTGCCGGCTGACGGTGGCGTCGCGGGTGAAACTGGCGGTGGCACAGGCGTCATCACCGGAGGCCGTGCCGGCGCCTGAGCCTGCGGCGTTGGCGGCGCGACAATCTGCGTCGGCTGCGCCGGCTGCGACGGCGGAATGGCAGGCGGCTGGGCTGGCACACCGACGGTTCCAGGAATTGGCGAGCTCCCCGGCGGTATCACGGCCTTGATCGACGATCCCGGAGGCCCCGGCACGACGGTCCCCGGCGCGAGGCTGCCAGCCTTCGGAGCCATCGGTGCGGCGACCTCCGGCACGACCTCCGGTTCACTGGGTGGGCCAATCGTGGGCGGTGGCCCGCTCAGGCCGAGGCTCTGTTGCGAGCCGATGAAGATCGGCATGAGATCCTGCTGCGTCAGTTCGTGCGTTCGTACGATGTGCGGCGTCAGCAGCATCACGATGTCGGTCTGCGTCACCGAGCGGTCATTGGAAGCGAACAACTGGGACAAGATGGGAATGTGCAGCAGGCCGGGCAGTCCTTTGAGCGACGTGCGCTCGTCCTCGCGCAGCAGCCCGGCCAGCAGGTTCGATTCCCCGTCCCGCAGGCGCAACTTCGTGCCGACCTTGCGTGACGTGAACGACGGCAGGTTCTGTCCCGCGATGTTCTTGTCCGGCCCCACCGCGCTGACCTCAAGCTTGAGCTCGATGATGACGTCGCCGTCGTAGGTGACCCGCGGCTTCATCTCCACGTTGACACCCACCGACTTGTACTGGAACGACGTCATCGGATTGAACGCCGTCCCCCCGGCGGCGTAGGGGGTGAACGTGGTGCTCGGCACGGGAACTTCTTCGCCCAGATTCAGGCTCAGCTGCTCCCCTTCGCTGCCCCTCAGTTGAGGCTTGGCGATGACCTTGGTGTTGATGTCGGACTCAAGAAACTTGATCAGTCCCGACGGCACCGACGCGTAGAAGTCGTTGGTGCTCACCCCTCGAGACACCGTGTTGAGATTGAAGGCCCCGCCGGCGGTCGATGTGGTTGACGTCCCCGTTCCGCTCGTCGTTCCGCCCGGCGCGGATTCAGGCGATAGGGTCAGCCCGAGCGAGTACTGGCTCAATTCCAGTCCGTACTGCTTCGCCCGGTTCCGATTGACTTCGAGAATCTCCACGTCGATGACGATCTCCGCCCGCGGCTTGTCGTTGGCCTTGATGATGCGATCGATAATCTGCATCATCGGGACCGATGCCCGCACCATGATCGTGTTGCTCGTCTTGCCCGCACCATACACCGGCAAAATCGCCTGCGTGGGCCTGACCACGGTATTGATGAGGCCGACCAGTTCGGTCGGATCGGCGTGCGACAGGAAGAACGTCTGGACGACCTGCTCCTCGTAGGCCAGCCGCTTGGCCTGGATGTCAGGGACGACGATGATGCTGCGCTCGCCGGTCACCTTGTAGAACAGTTGATTGGCGGCCAGCACCTGCTCCAGCGCCTGCTCGAACGAGATGTCCTTGAGTTCGACGCTGTAGTCTTTCGGTTGGAAGGTGGAGTCGAAGTTGACAGTGATCCCGGCGGCCGCACCCATGCCGATCAGGATGTCCCGCAGTTGACCGCTGGACTTGAACTCAATCGCCTCGCGTGATCTCGGATTCAGTGCCGGTTCGGCGGGCGCCTTCCGCGCCTGTTCCCGCATCAATTCCATCGCGGGCTTCGGCCGAGCCGCTTCCACCCGCGCCCGGATTGTCTGCTCGAGGGCGGCAACCTTGCCTCCCGCCTCCTGGTTGCCCGGGTGGTACTCGACGACCTTGCGGTACTCCATCAGGGCGAGGTCGAGCTGGTCTTTGCGTTCCAGGTCGCGCGCCTTGTCGAAGTGGATCTGCGCGGCGGCGATCTGCGCCCGCTCGAGCGCCATCCGGTACTCGACCCGGTTCGGATCGGCCTGCAGGGCCGCGGCGTAATAGGACACGGCCATGTCCCAGTCGCCTCGCATCGCGGCCTGGCTACCATGCTGAAAGGCGCGGCCCGTCGCACAGGCCGCCACCAGCGAGCCGGCGATGCAGACAAGGACCATCCCTCGAACCGATGCCGCTCTCCACCGCGTCGTGTGCAGTCTGTGCATGCTCAACATTCCCACGCTCCGTGACAGCAGCGCGTAACAGCTGACTACCGGTACCACAACCCGTTCTCACGATCGAGGCGCGGGCCGCCTACCATGGGGTTCGAAACCGTCCCCATCAACTTCCGGACAGCGGAATGACCCTGCGGCCCCGACCGTCCAGGTACGTCATCTCGATTGAATCCAGGCCGATTCGGACGATGCGATATTGCCCTTCAATCACCGAGCCTTCCGAGCCGTAGTAGACGCCGCGGCCATCGCTCAGCATCGCGATTCTGACACCTTCCCGTCTCGAAACCACGGCGATGAACTTGAACGGGATCGGTGGCGGGGGTGGCGGCCCAGCCGGTTCGACGCGGGTGGGCACAGGCGGCGGCGCCGATGCCACCCGCGGCGCCGTTCCCACTTCACCCGCCCGTCCCGAGACGGGTCCCCTGGCCGCAAATCGAAACGGATCGCGACCGGTATCGCTAGGCTCGGGAGCCTCCCGGCTCAGGCGCGCGAGGGCCACAACAGGCACGACTCTCGGCGCGTCGGGACGAACTGAGGCCCCGTGCTGTCCGCTCGGCGCCGCTGTCGCCGCACTCCGTCCCGCCGGCGCCGGCGGGCTCGCATACTGCCACCAGATCACCGCTGCCAGGATCGCCATCAACGCAACGGCCGTGACGAGCCGAGGTCGGCTAGCGCCCATGGCTCGTCCTTTGGTAGTACGTCGACAACTCCACCATCAGAACCAGCGCAGAGCCAGGTTCGGACCCTGCCGCCAGCGTGAGGTTGTCGATGGCGATGAATTCGGGAGCCGCTTCGATACGATTCAGAAACTGACGCACGCTCTCGTAGTCGCCCCTGAGCACCATCGAAATGCCCAGCCTCACCAGCGCGTTCCCGGCATCCGCCTCGGACTGCCGCTGCTCGAAGACTTCTTCCGTGCGTCGCTCCACCTTGAGTTCCGCATCGCGCGCCAGTCGCGTGAGCGTCAGATAGGTCGCGCGTCTGGCACCCGCAAGATCAGCAGGCAGCACCTTCGTGTAGAACTTCTTCAAGTCATCCGCCGCGCGGGTCCTCCCCGTCAGCGTGGCGCTGGCGGCCGCGAACTCCCGTTCCGCGGCGTGCAGGGCCCGCGTGGCATCGGTGGCCTGCCGCTCGCCGGTCTGCACCGACGCCGACATCGGGTAGACAACCAGCCCCGCGATGCCCAGGTTAACGAGCAGCGCGAGCGACAACACCAGCAGGATGGCCCGCTTCTCCCGCACCACGCGCCAGACAAGACCGGCCGTCATCGTCGCACCGCCTCGGTTACGGCGTCCCGCGCCTGCCCCGGAGTGTACTGACCTTCGAGCGTGGCCTTCAGCGTGCCATCGTCCTGCACGATTTCCACGCGCGACAGCACCCCGGCGAACGCCCCGGTCTTCTCGAGGTTCTCGACAAACGTGTCGATGCCTTCGACGCTCCTT from Acidobacteriota bacterium includes these protein-coding regions:
- a CDS encoding GspMb/PilO family protein; amino-acid sequence: MTAGLVWRVVREKRAILLVLSLALLVNLGIAGLVVYPMSASVQTGERQATDATRALHAAEREFAAASATLTGRTRAADDLKKFYTKVLPADLAGARRATYLTLTRLARDAELKVERRTEEVFEQRQSEADAGNALVRLGISMVLRGDYESVRQFLNRIEAAPEFIAIDNLTLAAGSEPGSALVLMVELSTYYQRTSHGR
- a CDS encoding type II secretion system protein, producing MSRRAGGARGGFTFVELLVVVTILLILSAAVMPLARVTIQRQKEVELHRALREMRTAIDKYKDAVDQGLIGGTDVKVGSEGYPEDLDTLVEGVTPVNDATGRKLKFLRRIPFDPMTRSTEWGKRSYQDSPTSTSWGRQNVFDVYTTSTGTGLDGTKYRDWD